A region from the Flavobacteriales bacterium genome encodes:
- a CDS encoding NAD-dependent epimerase/dehydratase family protein, producing MKKILVIGSSGQIGTELVEGLRARFGTDNVVASDIKEPQVSPSRDGGAKQAGPFAMVDAMDRRGIERVIDKHGITEVYLLAALLSATAEKDPAFAWKLNMESLFIVLELAREGKIKKVYWPSSIAVFGPTTPKDATPQHTIAEPSTVYGISKQAGEQWCAYYHRRYGVDVRSIRYPGLIGWKSAPGGGTTDYAVHIFHEAIKTGAYTSFLGPETTLPMMYMPDAIRATIDLMEAPPEKVKIRSGYNLAGFSFSPKQIAEEVARHIPGFKMSYAPDHRQAIADSWPRSIDDSAARADWGWKPQFDLRAMVDEMMEHLKPMLRVDASTSA from the coding sequence ATGAAGAAGATCCTCGTCATCGGCTCCAGCGGCCAGATCGGTACCGAACTCGTGGAGGGCCTGCGCGCCCGTTTCGGCACGGACAACGTGGTGGCCAGCGACATCAAAGAGCCGCAAGTGTCCCCATCCCGCGACGGCGGGGCCAAGCAGGCCGGCCCGTTCGCCATGGTGGATGCCATGGACCGCCGCGGGATCGAGCGCGTCATCGACAAGCACGGGATCACGGAAGTCTATCTGCTCGCCGCTCTGCTGAGCGCCACGGCCGAGAAGGACCCGGCCTTTGCATGGAAGCTCAACATGGAGAGCCTGTTCATTGTGCTGGAACTGGCGCGCGAAGGCAAGATCAAGAAGGTCTATTGGCCCAGCAGCATCGCCGTGTTCGGGCCCACCACCCCCAAAGACGCCACGCCCCAGCACACCATTGCGGAGCCGAGCACGGTGTACGGCATCAGCAAGCAGGCCGGTGAACAGTGGTGCGCGTATTACCACAGGCGATACGGTGTTGATGTCCGCAGCATCCGCTATCCCGGCCTCATCGGTTGGAAGAGCGCACCCGGCGGGGGCACCACGGACTATGCCGTGCACATCTTCCACGAGGCCATCAAGACCGGTGCGTACACCAGCTTCCTCGGGCCGGAAACCACCCTGCCGATGATGTACATGCCCGATGCCATCCGCGCCACCATCGACCTGATGGAAGCCCCGCCCGAAAAGGTGAAGATCCGCAGCGGGTACAACCTGGCCGGGTTCAGCTTCAGCCCGAAGCAGATCGCGGAGGAAGTCGCACGGCACATCCCAGGGTTCAAGATGAGCTATGCCCCGGACCACCGCCAGGCCATTGCGGACAGCTGGCCGCGCAGCATCGATGACAGCGCCGCACGCGCGGATTGGGGTTGGAAACCGCAGTTCGACCTCCGCGCCATGGTGGATGAGATGATGGAACATCTGAAGCCCATGTTGCGGGTGGATGCTTCCACCAGTGCCTGA
- a CDS encoding rhodanese domain-containing protein, translating to MDGPDTHHLRNLLAPELLRKRLESETAPRTTLSFYRYVRLREVEALRHHLYMEWERLGVLGRIYLAPEGINAQVSVPSHRLQDFRKALDVRPEFAGVPWKIAVEDDGKSFLKLAIKVKKKIVADGLADDDFDVTNVGAHLDAATFNRKMAEGAVVIDMRNNYECAIGHFEGAYLPKADNFRGAIDEVVDMLRSREPQASDQGTRTVDPPGRHAVEHEVLLYCTGGIRCEKASAYLKHQGFTRVGQLHGGIIDYARQIKAQGLPSKYKGQNFVFDERLAERITNEVVGRCMQCGQPSDRIANCMEASCNVMLVQCEACATKYHDCCSPSCREIHDLPQAVQREWRKGRVTRSTWQKAIGDGVAWQAHIQQEETRLCTEGTLHPELTKLISEHLYGREFSRPHQ from the coding sequence ATGGACGGCCCGGACACCCATCACCTGCGCAACCTGCTGGCACCCGAACTGCTTCGGAAGCGGCTGGAGAGCGAGACCGCCCCGCGCACCACGCTGTCGTTCTACCGGTACGTGCGGCTCCGCGAAGTGGAGGCGCTCCGGCACCACCTCTACATGGAATGGGAACGCCTGGGTGTGCTCGGCCGCATCTACTTGGCGCCCGAGGGGATCAACGCGCAAGTAAGCGTTCCCTCGCACCGGCTCCAGGACTTCCGCAAGGCCCTTGACGTGCGTCCGGAATTCGCCGGAGTCCCTTGGAAGATCGCTGTGGAAGATGACGGCAAGAGCTTCCTGAAGCTGGCCATCAAGGTGAAGAAGAAGATCGTGGCGGACGGCCTGGCCGATGACGACTTCGACGTGACCAACGTGGGTGCCCATCTCGACGCCGCCACCTTCAACCGGAAGATGGCCGAGGGCGCGGTGGTCATCGACATGCGCAACAACTACGAGTGCGCGATCGGCCACTTCGAGGGGGCGTACTTGCCCAAGGCGGACAATTTCCGTGGCGCGATCGATGAGGTGGTGGATATGCTCCGCTCAAGGGAACCGCAAGCATCGGATCAGGGCACCCGTACCGTCGACCCACCGGGTCGACACGCCGTCGAGCACGAGGTATTGCTTTACTGCACGGGCGGCATCCGCTGCGAAAAGGCCAGTGCCTACCTGAAACACCAGGGCTTCACCAGGGTGGGACAGTTGCACGGCGGCATCATCGACTATGCGCGGCAGATCAAAGCGCAGGGCCTGCCCAGCAAGTACAAAGGCCAGAACTTCGTGTTCGACGAGCGGCTGGCGGAGCGCATCACGAATGAAGTGGTGGGCCGCTGCATGCAGTGCGGCCAACCGAGCGACCGCATCGCCAACTGCATGGAGGCCAGCTGCAACGTAATGCTGGTGCAGTGCGAGGCCTGCGCCACCAAGTACCACGATTGCTGCTCGCCCAGCTGCCGCGAGATACACGACCTGCCCCAAGCCGTGCAGCGTGAATGGCGCAAAGGGCGGGTGACGCGCAGTACATGGCAGAAAGCCATTGGCGACGGCGTGGCGTGGCAAGCCCACATACAGCAAGAGGAAACACGGCTGTGCACCGAGGGTACACTTCATCCTGAATTGACGAAGCTCATATCGGAACACCTGTACGGGCGCGAATTTTCGCGTCCTCACCAATAG
- a CDS encoding homogentisate 1,2-dioxygenase, translating into MPIYHSLGKIPHKRHTVFKNGKDRYFYEQLFGTIGFDGMSTLSYHVHRPTMVKELRKPKDVTPKIAIEKNMRSLRLHGFKTKPEKDHLAARKTMLVNSDCAIVLAAPQAKSVDYFYKNADCDEMIFVHKGSGTLRTFLGNIDFKYGDYLMIPRGMIYTMEFTDSDNRLFIVESHRPMYTPKRYRNYFGQLLEHSPFCERDIRRPKKLETHDEKGDFVIKVKKQNMLHELVYASHPFDVVGWDGYNYPYAFSIHDFEPITGRVHQPPPVHQTFETDAFVVCSFCPRLYDYHPQAIPAPYNHSNIDSDEVLYYVDGDFMSRNDIGPGHISLHPAGIPHGPHPGAMERSIGKKVTDELAVMVDTFKPLMVTEECLKIDDGKYWNSWVE; encoded by the coding sequence ATGCCCATCTACCACTCCCTCGGCAAGATCCCGCACAAGCGGCACACCGTGTTCAAGAACGGGAAGGACCGCTACTTCTACGAGCAGCTCTTCGGCACCATCGGCTTCGATGGCATGAGCACCCTGAGCTACCACGTGCACCGCCCCACCATGGTGAAGGAGCTGCGCAAGCCCAAGGACGTCACGCCGAAGATCGCCATCGAGAAGAACATGCGCTCGCTGCGGCTGCACGGCTTCAAGACCAAGCCCGAGAAGGACCACCTGGCCGCACGCAAGACCATGCTGGTGAACAGCGACTGCGCCATCGTGCTCGCCGCGCCGCAGGCCAAGAGCGTGGACTACTTCTACAAGAACGCCGACTGCGATGAGATGATCTTCGTGCACAAGGGCAGCGGCACCCTGCGCACCTTCCTGGGCAACATCGACTTCAAGTACGGCGACTACCTGATGATCCCCCGCGGGATGATCTACACCATGGAGTTCACCGACAGCGACAACCGCCTGTTCATCGTGGAGAGCCACCGCCCCATGTACACACCCAAGCGCTACCGCAACTACTTCGGCCAGCTGCTGGAGCACTCGCCGTTCTGCGAGCGCGACATCCGTCGCCCGAAGAAACTGGAGACGCACGATGAGAAGGGCGACTTCGTGATCAAGGTGAAGAAGCAGAACATGCTGCACGAGCTGGTGTACGCCAGCCACCCCTTCGACGTGGTGGGCTGGGACGGCTACAACTACCCCTACGCCTTCAGCATCCACGACTTCGAGCCCATCACCGGCCGCGTCCACCAGCCGCCGCCCGTACACCAGACCTTCGAGACCGACGCCTTCGTGGTGTGCAGCTTCTGCCCGCGCCTCTACGACTACCACCCGCAGGCCATCCCCGCGCCGTACAACCACAGCAACATCGACAGCGACGAGGTGCTGTACTACGTGGACGGCGACTTCATGAGCCGCAACGACATCGGCCCGGGCCACATCAGTTTGCACCCCGCCGGCATCCCGCACGGTCCGCACCCCGGCGCCATGGAGCGCAGCATCGGCAAGAAAGTGACCGACGAGCTCGCCGTGATGGTGGACACCTTCAAGCCCCTGATGGTGACCGAGGAGTGCTTGAAGATCGATGACGGGAAGTACTGGAACAGCTGGGTGGAGTGA
- the hppD gene encoding 4-hydroxyphenylpyruvate dioxygenase has protein sequence MASGLKDVDYGLEKIMKDAEDFLPLWGTDYVELYVGNAKQSAHYYKTAWGFQSLAYAGLETGVKDRTSYVLVQDKIRLVLTTPMTPDSPINEHLRKHGDGVKVIALWVPDARKAWEETTKRGAKSFMEPVREEDEHGYVVKSGIHTYGETVHIFVERNEYKGPFMPGYKAWKSHYNPTPVGLKFIDHMVGNVGWGEMNTWVDFYARVMGFAQLVSFDDKDISTEYTALMSKVMSNGNGRIKFPINEPAEGKKKSQIEEYIDFYHGAGVQHIAVATNNIIETVSALKDRGVEFLYVPPSYYDTVMDRVGEIDEDLAVLKQHGVLVDRDDEGYLLRLFTKPVLDRPTMFFEIIQRKGAKSFGKGNFKALFEAIEREQENRGTL, from the coding sequence ATGGCAAGCGGACTGAAAGACGTCGACTACGGCCTGGAGAAGATCATGAAGGATGCCGAGGACTTCCTTCCCCTCTGGGGCACCGACTACGTGGAGCTCTACGTGGGCAATGCGAAGCAGAGCGCGCACTACTACAAGACCGCCTGGGGCTTCCAGAGCCTGGCCTATGCGGGCCTGGAGACCGGCGTGAAGGACCGCACGAGCTATGTGCTGGTGCAGGACAAGATCCGCTTGGTGCTCACCACGCCGATGACACCGGACAGCCCGATCAACGAGCACCTGCGCAAGCATGGTGATGGCGTGAAGGTGATCGCCCTGTGGGTGCCCGATGCGCGCAAGGCCTGGGAGGAGACCACCAAACGCGGCGCGAAGAGCTTCATGGAGCCGGTGCGCGAGGAGGATGAGCACGGCTACGTGGTGAAGAGCGGCATCCACACCTACGGAGAAACGGTGCACATCTTCGTGGAGCGCAACGAGTACAAAGGCCCCTTCATGCCCGGCTACAAGGCCTGGAAGAGCCACTACAATCCCACGCCTGTTGGCCTCAAGTTCATCGACCACATGGTGGGCAACGTGGGCTGGGGCGAGATGAACACCTGGGTGGACTTCTACGCCCGCGTGATGGGCTTCGCGCAGTTGGTGAGCTTCGACGACAAGGACATCAGCACCGAGTACACCGCGCTGATGAGCAAGGTGATGAGCAACGGCAACGGCCGCATCAAGTTCCCGATCAACGAGCCGGCCGAAGGCAAGAAAAAGAGCCAGATCGAGGAGTACATCGACTTCTACCACGGCGCCGGTGTGCAGCACATCGCCGTGGCCACCAACAACATCATCGAGACGGTGAGCGCGCTGAAGGACCGCGGCGTGGAGTTCCTCTACGTGCCGCCCAGCTACTACGACACCGTGATGGACCGCGTGGGCGAGATCGACGAGGACCTGGCGGTGCTGAAGCAGCACGGCGTGCTGGTGGACCGGGACGACGAGGGCTACCTGCTGCGGCTCTTCACCAAGCCGGTGCTGGACCGTCCCACGATGTTCTTCGAGATCATCCAGCGCAAGGGCGCCAAGAGCTTCGGCAAGGGCAACTTCAAGGCGTTGTTCGAGGCGATCGAGCGGGAGCAGGAGAATAGAGGGACGCTGTAG